Proteins from a genomic interval of Lolium perenne isolate Kyuss_39 chromosome 1, Kyuss_2.0, whole genome shotgun sequence:
- the LOC127300839 gene encoding flotillin-like protein 2 — translation MASFHVADASEYLAITGWGIEDVKLAKKAWVFAGQQCKKFCISPVNYEIDVHAMSAEKLPFILPAVFTIGPKITASGGAEADKKELEKQLLLYAKLIAPLDTSTSHVQELVKGIIEGETRVLAADLTMEEIFKGTKSFKEQVFEKVQLELDQFGLIIYNANVKQLVDVPGHEYFSYLGQKTQQDAVNQAKVDVAEARMKGEVGAKERDGLTRQNAAKVDAETKVLSVRQMGQGLKEEAKVKAEVQVFENAREADIAAAKAELAMKKAGWDKQAKVAEVEAAKAVAIREAELQMEVERKNAMRQTEKLKAEQLSKATVKYETQVQESNAQFYSRQKAAEAALFEQMRAADARKAQADAKFFEQKMGEDARLYAKQKEAESLALVGKAKAEYVASMLQALGGNYHALRDYLMIDAGMYTEMARINAGAVNGMQPKISIWSNGGGTDGTLNGAGGEAAAGNALQQMSGVFKMLPPLLSTVHEQTGMGPPAWLGTLQKDDAAAKANELIE, via the exons ATGGCGAGTTTCCATGTCGCCGACGCGTCGGAGTACCTGGCCATCACCGGCTGGGGCATCGAGGACGTCAAGCTGGCCAAGAAGGCGTGGGTGTTTGCCGGGCAGCAGTGCAAGAAGTTCTGCATCTCGCCGGTGAACTACGAGATTGACGTGCACGCCATGAGCGCCGAGAAGCTGCCCTTCATCCTCCCCGCGGTCTTCACCATCGGCCCAAAGATCACCGCcagcggcggcgcggaggcggaCAAGAAGGAGCTCGAGAAGCAGCTCCTGCTCTACGCGAAGCTCATCGCCCCGCTGGACACGTCCACCAGCCACGTCCAGGAGCTGGTCAAGGGGATCATCGAGGGCGAGACACGCGTGCTGGCCGCGGATCTGACCATGGAGGAGATCTTCAAGGGCACCAAGTCGTTCAAGGAGCAAGTCTTCGAGAAGGTGCAGCTGGAGCTCGACCAGTTCGGGCTCATCATCTACAACGCCAACGTGAAGCAGCTGGTGGACGTGCCGGGGCACgagtacttctcctacctcggccAGAAGACGCAGCAGGATGCGGTGAACCAGGCCAAGGTGGACGTGGCGGAAGCCCGGATGAAGGGAGAGGTGGGCGCCAAGGAGAGGGACGGACTGACCCGGCAGAACGCCGCCAAGGTGGATGCCGAGACCAAGGTGTTGTCTGTGCGGCAGATGGGTCAGGGGCTCAAGGAGGAGGCCAAGGTGAAGGCCGAGGTGCAGGTGTTCGAGAATGCTAGGGAGGCGGACATCGCTGCGGCCAAGGccgagcttgccatgaagaaggcAGGGTGGGACAAGCAGGCCAAAGTGGCCGAGGTCGAGGCAGCCAAGGCCGTCGCCATCCGGGAGGCTGAGCTGCAGATGGAGGTGGAGCGCAAGAACGCGATGCGCCAGACTGAGAAGCTCAAGGCCGAGCAACTCAGCAAGGCCACCGTAAAGTACGAGACACAG GTTCAAGAATCAAATGCACAATTCTACAGCAGGCAGAAGGCGGCGGAGGCTGCCCTGTTCGAGCAGATGAGGGCGGCCGACGCGCGCAAGGCGCAGGCCGACGCCAAGTTCTTCGAGCAGAAGATGGGCGAGGACGCGAGGCTCTACGCGAAGCAGAAGGAGGCGGAGTCACTGGCTCTAGTGGGCAAGGCTAAGGCGGAGTACGTGGCGTCCATGCTCCAGGCTCTGGGCGGCAATTACCACGCTCTCAGGGACTACCTCATGATCGACGCCGGCATGTACACGGAGATGGCACGCATCAACGCGGGCGCAGTCAATGGCATGCAGCCCAAGATCAGCATCTGGAGCAACGGTGGTGGCACGGACGGCACCCTGAACGGCGCCGGTGGAGAGGCTGCTGCCGGTAACGCGCTGCAGCAGATGTCCGGGGTGTTCAAGATGCTGCCGCCGCTACTGTCGACGGTGCACGAGCAGACGGGGATGGGGCCACCGGCCTGGTTGGGTACGCTGCAAAAGGATGATGCTGCGGCCAAGGCCAACGAACTAATCGAGTAA